From Daucus carota subsp. sativus chromosome 6, DH1 v3.0, whole genome shotgun sequence:
ATGCTATGTTCTTTTTCATTTCTCCGCCAGTAATTACTTATTTGCCAGAATAATAGTTTCCAGTTAAATGTTGGTACATTTTGATAATGCCAAATGTGAAATATTTGGCTTCAAGGTTTTACAAGTTTATGCAAATATGGAACCTTtatagagctgtaattcgagtcgggcagctcgcgagctcgcccggctcgaactcgtttaagtgggctcggctcggctcgacttgttaaacgagccgagttcgggtaaaggtttcagctcgtttaattaaacgagccggctcgactcgactcgagaaattaaacgagccgagttcgggtagaggtttgggctcgattaagtgtaaaattatacgagctggctcgctcggctcgttaaaaccggctcgtttagctaaacgagccggctcgactcgactcgtgaaattaaccgagtcgagttcgggcaaagatttaggctcgattagttaatcgagccggctcggctcggctcgattaaagttggctcgaattaggctcggctcgaaactcgcccggctcggctcgaattacagccctaaaCCTTTACTTTGATATTTTGTAATGATTTTGTGGGGTTTTTTTTACATACCGAGCCCAGCAAAGCTCATTGTGCACTGAATAGATACTATATAGGTTAGCATATTCCGAATGTCAAGTTGTAGCTGCATCTTGTAAGCTTGCAGCATTTGGTCTTTGCTGTGTATCATGGAACATTATATCACTTTGTAAATTTCTATCTCAATATAGATAAAATATTACTATGTAAATCTCTATTTATAAAAAGTAATGTATCATGAAAAATCATATTATCATGTAAATTTCATGGCAAATTTAGAAAcaattttaacatatataatataaaatctcaaaTATTTGCCGCTTGaacctaaaaaaatatatttaaaataaaagagcAAAGCGTTATTAATTCATTCATATCTTTTTAGTGATAATTCAACCGATTGTAATATTCTGTTAATATAATGTTatatagatattaaaataacttGAAAGTTTATTTCAATATcatagagcatctccaacggcgttggttataatggttggctaaattggatctgtaagacattatgtaaaatttgctgaacctgtaagacattttacttcgatggtattggttatattggttgactataatttaaaaataacatgttttaatatttttgattgttataaatagaatatatcactttaatatggtaataagtgatgtgtaatcttTCTATAGATTTTCTTATAAAcctgtagcggatcgacaaatatagccatccataagagGCTGACTGTAATTATAGATAACATGTGGGTATAGTTGGAGCGCGAATTCTTAAAGCCATTAgctatactcccttcgtccccctcaattgtttacattggaggggggcacggagaccaagacaatgtatgaaaaatgagtaaagttagatgaaaagtgggtaaagtggtgggacctatcaatatttaataatagatttgtgatagtggaggaaagtagtgggtataatagtagtttttattgttaaatatgagatagtaggggaagatagtgagTGTAATGAtaagaaaaacttactatttatagtaacgtaaagaaatgagagtgaCATTCCAAAATAGTacagtaaagaaatgagagtgagagactaatatttatttttgacatgACAACTAagattttagctaaggggtattcgtggttggagatgctctaacaattTTATTTCTTAAGCCTGCTACATTGATTTGaaggtttttttttaatgtcataaattacatattaaaaaaaatctgaggCGTGTGAATTCGAAAGAATATTTGCGATCCGAAAAACCAAAAAAGTATTTGCGAGTGTAATTACAATCTGGCCCTGCCACCTCACCCAAAATTCAAGTCGGCGCGGTAAGGTAGTCATCGTCTATACACGAACCCATTCCCCCCAACACACAATCGCACCGCCGCAAAACACAAACGCTCCAAAACAATCAATCAATGGCGAGCAATCCGAGCCGTCTGTTCTCACCAGCAAATCTGAGCCGTCTGTTCTCATCGGAACCAACTAAACTAGGGCTACTAACTTCCGAAATTTCCGCCTCCGCGAGGCGATTGATCTCATACACATCTCAGAAGCTTCACGAAACGCAACAACACGAGAAGCCGGTCTCCGGAGACGGCGATAAAATCGTCGACGAGAAAGTGAACGACGGCGATCGCGAAAGCgatgaagaagaggatgaaGATAGTTTGGATATAAATAAAGCGACCGGTGAGATCGGAGGTCCTAAAGGCCCCGAGCCTACTCGCTTCGGCGATTGGGAAAAGAACGGACGCTGctctgatttttaatttttttttaatcaggtTCGCCTTTTAATatgttgatattttatttatgtcgTAATTAGAAAATTGTGTTGTTTTTGTGAATTAGGTTTTGGAAAATAAGCGATTGAATTGATTCTTAGTATACTTTTTTGATAACGGATCGGTTAATTGGATCCCAAATTATGGATTGTTTCTGAGAGATTCTTTCGTGTCATGTGAGAGTTCTGAATTTTTGAAAGAAGATGAAAAGCCAGAAATATAGTTTTAAGCATTGATTACTCGGTGGTTCTTATCGGGTTTCGGGGTTGTAATTTCAGGTTCTGTGGGCTGCAGTTGTCGAAGAAGAATTGGTTACACGACACCAGAAAGATTATGCAGAAGATATAAGGCGATACAGACCCCTTCATACTCTCTGATGCCATTGATTTAGACAAGGGAGATTGTAATAACATGCTTGTACTAGTTGAAGATATGAATAATTTGAGATTACTTTTGGCGTTTATAAACTTACAGGATTAATACGAGGTATtcttgatttaattttattatatgtttgtcTGTACAATTTTATGCTGGTGTGCTTCTTGTTAAGAATCTGAAATGAACGAAATTCCAGAACTTATATTTCTCAGATCAAGTATTTTTCGATTCATTTTCTGGTCTAGTATTGTGGGCAGAAGGAAGCTGATGGGACTTCTACTCGCAGATGTTTATAAAACTGTTAAGCTAATTGGATTATATTTCTGCAATTGTATTACTAGCTGAATTTAAATATGGCTCTAGTAATTCCTGCTTGTTCTGAAAGACTAAAGTTTggcttttgaaataatttagcTTGAGAATGCCAGGAATGGATACGCGATGATTTGATTTTCATTACTTACTACTAACATGAGATGATTCTCTTTAAACCTAAATGATATTTTAGTTTTATGCACATTCCTGTTAGCAATTTTGCTTTAACTTTTCAGCATCAGTTTCTTATCCCGTTGATTGCATTAGAAACTTGTGTCATCTAAAACTATCAACAGCTTTATTTCAATAGCAGATTTCTCGGAGAGTATAGCAACCTAATTGTAAACTTTGCATTTCTTTTGTGTACTCTGATGAAAATTGGAAGTTTTAATTTCTTCTCAAGGAGGGTAGTGAGGCTTGAAACAATTGATAATACTATTATAGAAGAATAGATCAAACTATACTTGTGTACTTAATCTTGTTTTTCGGATTCGGAAATAACATCGAGCTCGTTCGAAAAGAGGCTGGAATGTACTGAATATGCAGCACTAAAAGGTGCTGAACTTGCGGCACCAAAAGGATTAGGTGGCATTGCTGGACAATCTGGTTTTTCTAGCATCTGGATCACTCGAGTCATGGATGGTCTGTCTGCCGGATGCCACCCTATGCACCAAAGACCCACAATTGTCAGCTTTCTTGCTATATTCGTGTCTTCTTCTTTCTCTAATATTTGGATTGCCACTTCTCCACCTCCCTCCAACCGACGATATATCCATTCTGGAAAGTACGTATCACTGCTGTTTACTGCTGCTTCGTTGTTCCTAGCTCCAACCATTTCGAGCAATAACATTCCAAAACTGTAAACATCTGATTTTGATGACACCTTCCCGAAATTCCTAGAAAATACTTCTGGCGCAATATAACCAATGGTTCCTCTAGCCATAGTCATTGATACAATACTCTGGTCCTTGGAACACAATTTAGCCAACCCAAAATCAGCAATTTTGGGAGTGAAAGTTTGATCCAACAAGATATTGTGAGGTTTGATATCAAAGTGAAGAATCTGCTGGGCACATCCTTGGTGAAGATATTCGATTCCTTTAGCTATACCTAGAGCAATTTCTTGCATCTTCTCCCAACCAAGGAAGTTGTTCTTATTGTTTATTGCAGAGTAAGTAAACTTTTGGAGAGAATCATTAGGTTGGAACTCATAAACCAGAGCTCGATTGCATCCATCAGCGCAATACCCCACAAGGCGAACCACATTAACATGATGGATACGTCCGATAGTGCCTACTTCGTTGATGAAGTCATCCCCATTACTTTTGGAATCAATATTGAGGACCTTAACTGCAACAACAATCTCATCAGTGATCTGGCCTTTGTAGACTGATCCGAAGCCACCTTGGCCTAATTTTTCACTGAAATGATTAGTTATTTTCTTGATATCAACATACGAATATCTTGTTGGTTTCATAGCTTTGTAATCATTCATAAACATCTCAATCCTCTGACGATCTTCTTCCTTTAGATGACGTGACCTGATCACATAGTATAGTACCCCAGCTAACACAAGAGCAATGAACAATGCACTAGGGACTATCCCTGAATGTCAAAACAATGAACCAATTCAAAGTAAGATTTTGAAGCACACATTATAACTTTAAGCTTCTGTCTAGAATGAATTATTACCTGATGGCTTTGATAACACTGACCTGATTGATGCACCATGACCTACGAAATTATAACAATATCGTATTAGTACAATCAAACACTCTTCCAGGACTAGAGACCAATGTTCTCTTCAATATATCATACATAATCTAAGATCAGTACTAATCTTAGATGGTATAGATGAAATGCCTAATTTATCTCAATGCTTAATGCAAGCACGCGTAATGCTGCTGCAGAAATGATTATATATGATCAAACGGaaccagttgaaatattattgcTTTCGTACCTCTTACTGCAGGCGGAGGCGCTGGTATGGGGAAACATACAGTGCTGGTGCCATTTCGAATGAGGTTACTACTGCTGCTGCTACTTGTATTGTTACTGAACTTGCAATATTCTCCACTGGCTTCACATTTTCTACAATTTGGTGTGAACCAATTCATCCGAAGCTGATCATAATGGCGCTCAGAAATTCGGTAATCGAGCAAAAGAGGGGCACCAGAGACACTGTACTTCCTGGTGCATGATCTGATAGGCACATCAAAAGTGTAAAATGAATTTGACAAGAAGGCGTAATACTGGAAACTAGCCTCATTCGAGAAGAGAGTCACGCTTGGAACAAAAGACCTAAACAGTCTGTCACCTTCTGATGAACAATTGAAGAAAGTATAGTTATTGAGGAACAAATTCCCTTCTGAAATCTTGAATGGTGCAACAATATCAGAACTTGAATTGGAATTCAAGGAGGCCCGGATCAGCGCATGAGGACTTGTAAACATAAATGATCCGAGAATTACCTCTTGTGAATTGTAATTGATTTCATTGACGGATGCATCTATAGAAAATGAGAGCTGTTGTCCGTTTACAGATGTATCGGATAAATACTTAAACTGAAGCACGGTGTCTTTGCCTCTGCAAAAGAGCTTAAAACCTGAAGGGTACGAGTTTACACATGAATCAAGCTTGTTGGTACTAAGATAGAAAGGGAAACGGACGCTTGGGCCAGTTTTCTTGCATCTTTTTACTATGTTGCAATCATCAGTTTTTTCGTTCTGACCCGAAACATTTGTCACTGAACCTGCTCCGAtcactactactactactgcTACTAGTACTCGAACAAAAAACTTGAATGAACACATAGCTGAAATACTGATATCTTCTGATGGCCTAATACACTGTATAATGTATCTGCAGGAACAATGACTACTGAAAATTAGCGT
This genomic window contains:
- the LOC108224472 gene encoding rust resistance kinase Lr10-like, with the protein product MCSFKFFVRVLVAVVVVVIGAGSVTNVSGQNEKTDDCNIVKRCKKTGPSVRFPFYLSTNKLDSCVNSYPSGFKLFCRGKDTVLQFKYLSDTSVNGQQLSFSIDASVNEINYNSQEVILGSFMFTSPHALIRASLNSNSSSDIVAPFKISEGNLFLNNYTFFNCSSEGDRLFRSFVPSVTLFSNEASFQYYAFLSNSFYTFDVPIRSCTRKYSVSGAPLLLDYRISERHYDQLRMNWFTPNCRKCEASGEYCKFSNNTSSSSSSNLIRNGTSTVCFPIPAPPPAVRGHGASIRSVLSKPSGIVPSALFIALVLAGVLYYVIRSRHLKEEDRQRIEMFMNDYKAMKPTRYSYVDIKKITNHFSEKLGQGGFGSVYKGQITDEIVVAVKVLNIDSKSNGDDFINEVGTIGRIHHVNVVRLVGYCADGCNRALVYEFQPNDSLQKFTYSAINNKNNFLGWEKMQEIALGIAKGIEYLHQGCAQQILHFDIKPHNILLDQTFTPKIADFGLAKLCSKDQSIVSMTMARGTIGYIAPEVFSRNFGKVSSKSDVYSFGMLLLEMVGARNNEAAVNSSDTYFPEWIYRRLEGGGEVAIQILEKEEDTNIARKLTIVGLWCIGWHPADRPSMTRVIQMLEKPDCPAMPPNPFGAASSAPFSAAYSVHSSLFSNELDVISESEKQD